Proteins from a genomic interval of Candidatus Yanofskybacteria bacterium:
- a CDS encoding ComEC family competence protein: MHRSQIFFYILLSFVLGIFAGSFFNISKITALVAAVICAALIAIFYRRDSGLLNVKLAFAAFVTLFFFAGVLRYNAVNSKTHNLQKFAEAQERVVDPQNKHPIKVTILGYISNEPEVIGNKQRFSFYAKQLNVPPYMVVVEERVLITTELYPRYQYGDQLWVYGNIKKPENFDDFDYISYLAKDRIYTTLFYPEIKIADNLGVQLLSKYEYAKILIFKKIFVLKKTFEDSITRSIAEPNAVFINGILLGSRSQIPQDVKDDFSRTGTSHILAVSGYNITIVVMVISSFFILFLRRQTAFWFSLIGVAMFTVLTGAQASVVRASIMGSLVLLAQREGRLSDPRNAITLAGAVMILINPAILRYDIGFQLSFAATLGLIYVFPVLEKYFTKLPRLFNLRETFAMTVSAQLLVLPLLIYYFKNFSLTSLPANIIILPTIPFAMLLGFISGLIGIIMPFLGQFFGYFAWLLTTIELKIIKLLAAPSWATLAISFSWPMLLVSYCILVWFLRSLTKKQKVLSK; the protein is encoded by the coding sequence ATGCATCGTTCACAGATATTTTTTTATATTCTCCTTTCTTTTGTTCTCGGCATTTTTGCCGGTTCGTTTTTTAATATTTCAAAAATCACAGCTTTGGTTGCGGCCGTAATCTGCGCGGCGCTTATCGCCATTTTCTACCGTCGTGACTCCGGTTTGCTTAACGTCAAATTGGCTTTTGCCGCTTTCGTGACCCTTTTCTTTTTTGCTGGAGTTTTGCGTTATAATGCCGTTAACTCCAAGACTCACAATCTCCAAAAGTTTGCTGAAGCACAAGAACGGGTTGTAGATCCGCAGAACAAACATCCCATAAAAGTTACCATTTTGGGCTATATATCTAATGAACCTGAAGTCATCGGCAATAAGCAGAGGTTTTCTTTTTATGCGAAACAACTAAACGTGCCGCCATACATGGTTGTGGTCGAAGAGAGAGTTTTGATTACAACAGAACTCTATCCCAGGTATCAGTATGGTGATCAACTGTGGGTTTACGGCAATATTAAAAAACCTGAAAATTTTGATGACTTTGATTACATTTCTTATCTGGCTAAAGACAGAATATACACCACGCTTTTTTATCCGGAGATTAAAATTGCAGACAACTTAGGAGTTCAACTCCTAAGTAAGTATGAATATGCAAAAATCTTAATTTTTAAAAAAATCTTTGTCCTTAAAAAAACGTTTGAAGACTCAATTACCAGATCAATCGCCGAACCCAACGCGGTGTTTATCAACGGGATACTTCTTGGCAGTCGCTCACAGATTCCGCAAGACGTTAAAGACGATTTTTCTCGTACCGGCACCAGCCACATTCTCGCGGTGTCTGGTTACAATATTACGATAGTGGTCATGGTTATTTCCTCTTTTTTTATTTTGTTTTTAAGGAGGCAGACGGCTTTTTGGTTCTCATTAATTGGTGTGGCCATGTTTACTGTTTTGACAGGAGCGCAGGCTTCTGTGGTGCGGGCGTCTATTATGGGTTCTTTAGTTTTGCTGGCACAGAGAGAGGGGAGATTGAGTGATCCGCGCAATGCGATAACCCTTGCCGGCGCGGTAATGATTTTGATTAATCCAGCCATTTTGCGTTATGACATAGGTTTTCAATTGTCTTTCGCGGCGACGCTCGGACTCATCTACGTGTTTCCGGTCCTTGAAAAATATTTTACAAAACTGCCCAGGTTATTTAACTTGCGTGAAACATTTGCCATGACGGTATCGGCTCAACTCTTAGTTCTGCCGCTCTTGATTTACTATTTTAAAAATTTTTCTTTAACTTCGTTGCCTGCTAATATTATCATTTTGCCGACCATACCGTTTGCCATGCTTCTGGGCTTTATTAGTGGCCTTATCGGCATAATCATGCCGTTTTTAGGACAATTTTTCGGTTATTTTGCTTGGTTATTAACTACCATAGAGCTCAAGATTATTAAATTGTTGGCGGCGCCAAGTTGGGCTACGCTTGCGATTAGTTTTAGCTGGCCGATGTTGTTAGTGTCCTACTGTATTTTGGTATGGTTTTTGAGAAGTTTAACAAAAAAACAAAAAGTCCTTTCCAAGTGA